In one Deltaproteobacteria bacterium CG11_big_fil_rev_8_21_14_0_20_49_13 genomic region, the following are encoded:
- the ftcD gene encoding glutamate formimidoyltransferase: MKLVECVPNFSEGRDKQKIDAICNEIKKIDGVRLLDVDPGFATNRTVVTFAGDPDSAVEAAFQAIKKAAEIIDMRHHKGEHPRQGATDVCPFIPIAGPTMEECAELARKLGKRVGEELKIPVYLYEHAASIPSRKNLVEIRAGEYEAIPRKLGKPEWKPDFGPDKYDDYVAKTGVTVIGARQFLIAYNINLNTTSVAKAKEIAFTLRERGRLKRDKKGDKVVDKEGNNVYVPGLFKECKAMGWFIPEYKRAQITINLTDFHVTPTQAVFDAAVKETEKLGLRVTGSEIVGMVPKKAMCDTGLYYLKKQNETAGIPEEDIINVAVMSLGLNDVSHFDPAKKIIEKQFEEKGMLTNMTVTDFTNELSRNSAAPGGGSVSALAGSLSASLTAMVAALTHNKKGYEKHNAEMEKIGIEAQKIKDFMIKAIDDDTEAFNKVMACFSMAKGTDAEKAVRAKAIEEATKGATLVPLSVLGKTLDAVKISKVVAEHGNQNSLSDAGVAALMARAGAHGAYYNVLINLKTFTNKKWVDDIRKKADLLIKEVDALADGVQKLVIGKL; the protein is encoded by the coding sequence ATGAAACTAGTCGAGTGTGTGCCAAATTTCAGTGAAGGTCGCGACAAGCAAAAGATCGATGCAATATGCAATGAGATCAAGAAGATAGATGGCGTTCGTCTTTTGGATGTCGACCCCGGTTTTGCGACCAATAGGACGGTCGTGACATTTGCCGGCGACCCCGATTCTGCAGTTGAAGCGGCATTTCAGGCGATCAAAAAGGCAGCCGAAATTATCGATATGCGTCATCATAAGGGCGAACATCCGCGCCAGGGGGCGACCGATGTCTGCCCCTTCATCCCTATTGCAGGGCCCACGATGGAAGAGTGCGCGGAGCTTGCCCGTAAACTTGGAAAGAGGGTGGGCGAAGAGCTTAAAATTCCAGTATATCTCTATGAACATGCGGCAAGCATCCCTTCGCGTAAAAATCTGGTGGAGATACGCGCCGGAGAATATGAAGCCATCCCTCGGAAATTAGGCAAGCCCGAATGGAAGCCCGACTTCGGTCCCGATAAATATGATGACTATGTTGCAAAGACCGGTGTTACAGTTATAGGCGCGAGGCAATTCTTAATTGCATACAATATCAACCTTAATACAACAAGCGTTGCCAAGGCCAAAGAGATAGCGTTCACTTTGCGCGAACGCGGCCGCCTGAAAAGAGATAAAAAAGGTGACAAGGTAGTAGATAAAGAAGGCAACAACGTCTATGTGCCGGGGCTTTTCAAAGAGTGCAAGGCGATGGGATGGTTCATTCCCGAATACAAAAGGGCACAGATAACGATAAACCTCACCGATTTTCATGTAACGCCCACGCAGGCCGTGTTCGATGCCGCCGTTAAGGAAACTGAAAAGTTGGGACTCCGCGTAACGGGGAGCGAAATAGTTGGAATGGTCCCAAAGAAGGCAATGTGTGACACGGGACTTTACTATCTAAAGAAACAGAATGAAACGGCGGGCATACCCGAAGAAGACATAATAAATGTGGCGGTGATGTCTTTGGGGCTAAATGACGTTTCGCATTTTGATCCCGCAAAAAAGATCATAGAAAAACAATTCGAGGAGAAGGGTATGCTTACAAATATGACCGTTACCGATTTTACCAATGAACTTTCTCGCAATTCCGCGGCCCCGGGCGGCGGGAGCGTTTCGGCGCTGGCCGGTTCTCTGTCGGCGTCATTGACGGCGATGGTTGCGGCGCTCACACACAATAAAAAGGGTTACGAGAAACATAATGCTGAAATGGAAAAGATAGGAATAGAGGCGCAAAAGATAAAGGACTTCATGATAAAGGCGATAGACGATGATACCGAGGCCTTTAATAAGGTGATGGCCTGTTTCTCCATGGCCAAAGGTACTGACGCAGAAAAAGCGGTACGTGCAAAGGCGATAGAAGAGGCCACAAAGGGCGCAACGCTCGTGCCGCTTTCCGTCCTGGGAAAAACTTTAGATGCAGTGAAGATTTCCAAAGTCGTTGCCGAACATGGCAATCAGAACTCGCTTTCAGACGCCGGCGTTGCCGCGCTCATGGCCCGAGCCGGCGCCCACGGTGCATATTACAATGTCCTCATCAATCTAAAGACGTTCACTAATAAAAAATGGGTGGATGATATCCGAAAAAAAGCGGATCTTTTAATTAAAGAGGTAGATGCACTTGCCGATGGGGTCCAAAAACTGGTTATCGGCAAGCTTTAG
- a CDS encoding nucleotidyltransferase codes for MTAKKLLESKKATKEALIKLDEALSAIKTHKGQDRFLLEDAVVKRFEVLFEYCWKMLKTAIEFEGGDAQSPRSAIQEAVRYGWIGDADLWVLALDTRNATVHDYFSSAPNDYLDVIKNFSKETALVIERIK; via the coding sequence ATGACAGCAAAAAAACTTTTGGAATCCAAAAAAGCGACAAAAGAAGCCCTGATAAAGCTGGATGAGGCCCTCTCCGCGATAAAAACCCACAAAGGGCAGGATAGATTTTTGTTAGAAGATGCGGTGGTGAAGCGTTTCGAGGTATTATTTGAGTATTGCTGGAAGATGCTTAAAACGGCAATTGAGTTCGAAGGAGGGGATGCGCAAAGTCCGCGCTCTGCAATTCAGGAAGCTGTGAGATATGGGTGGATAGGAGATGCTGATCTGTGGGTTTTAGCGCTGGACACGCGGAACGCAACCGTTCATGATTATTTCAGCTCCGCCCCAAATGACTATTTGGATGTTATTAAAAATTTCTCAAAAGAGACCGCGCTTGTAATTGAGAGGATCAAGTAA